One stretch of Strigops habroptila isolate Jane unplaced genomic scaffold, bStrHab1.2.pri NC_044299.1_ctg1, whole genome shotgun sequence DNA includes these proteins:
- the LOC115618875 gene encoding zinc finger protein CKR1-like isoform X2: MEPWVLLDPRQKALYRDVMQESYETLMSLAQGLVSGKAAEEGAGAGSRGEPAARSSRSPDSEQTPGSNRRKAKRPDKAAPPGATRTPRAPKPDRAKPLHGAAPARERPFGCADCGKSFPWASHLERHRRVHTGERPFGCPECGETYSQSSHLLQHRRTHASDRPHKCGDCGKRFAGAAELAAHGRGHAADKPHKCGDCGKGFVWASHLARHRRVHTGEKPFRCAECGEAFSQGSHLAKHRRSHTGERPHRCPVCGKTFCQSSDLARHRRTHLGKKALRCGDCGKLFRAGPALARHQRCHRREHSHRCADCGKGFVWASHLERHRRVHTGERPFPCSSCGERFAQKAHLLQHRKTHSPDRPYKCGDCGKRFGEAPPFLAHQRGHAAHKSFTCSECGKGFAWASHLERHRRVHTGEKPYECPECGEGFSQSSHLTKHRRSHLPKAPFPLHRTRMEGEKPLGAVGGGGREEP; this comes from the exons ATGGAgccatgggtgctgctggacCCGCGGCAGAAGGCGCTGTACCGGGACGTGATGCAGGAGAGCTACGAGACGCTGATGTCCCTTG cacaggggctggTGAGCGGAAAAGCAGcggaggaaggagcaggagcgGGGAGCCGCGGGGAGCCGGCCGCACGCTCCTCCCGCAGCCCCGACAGCGAGCAAACCCCCGGCTCCAACAGGCGCAAAGCGAAGCGCCCGGACAAAGCGGCGCCTCCCGGGGCCACCAGGACCCCCCGAGCCCCCAAACCGGACCGTGCCAAACCCCTCCATGGGGCAGCTCCGGCGCGCGAGCGCCCGTTCGGCTGCGCCGATTGCGGGAAGAGCTTCCCGTGGGCTTCGCACTTGGAGCGGCACCGGCGGGTGCACACGGGCGAGCGGCCCTTCGGCTGCCCCGAGTGCGGCGAGACCTACAGCCAGAGCTCgcacctcctgcagcaccgCCGCACGCACGCCAGCGACCGGCCCCATAAGTGCGGCGACTGCGGGAAGCGCTTCGCCGGCGCGGCCGAGCTGGCGGCGCACGGTCGGGGCCACGCCGCCGACAAGCCCCATAAGTGCGGTGACTGCGGGAAGGGCTTTGTCTGGGCGTCCCACCTCGCCCGGCACCGGCGCGTCCACACCGGGGAGAAGCCGTTCCGCTGCGCCGAGTGCGGGGAAGCGTTCAGCCAGGGCTCGCACCTCGCCAAGCACCGCCGCAGCCACACGGGCGAGCGGCCCCATCGCTGCCCGGTTTGCGGCAAGACCTTCTGCCAGAGCTCGGACCTGGCCCGGCATCGCCGCACTCACCTGGGGAAGAAAGCGCTGCGCTGCGGGGACTGCGGGAAGCTCTTCCGTGCCGGACCGGCGCTGGCGCGGCACCAGCGGTGCCACCGGCGGGAGCATTCCCATCGCTGTGCCGACTGCGGGAAGGGCTTTGTGTGGGCATCCCACCTGGAGCGGCACCGGCGGGTGCACACGGGCGAGCGGCCCTTCCCCTGTAGTAGCTGCGGGGAGCGCTTCGCACAGAAAGCCCATCTCCTGCAGCACCGCAAAACCCATTCCCCCGACCGGCCCTACAAGTGCGGTGACTGCGGGAAGCGCTTCGGAGAGGCTCCCCCGTTCCTGGCGCACCAGCGGGGCCATGCGGCGCACAAGAGCTTCACATGCAGCGAGTGCGGGAAGGGCTTCGCTTGGGCGTCCCACCTCGAGCGGCACCGGCGCGTCCACACCGGAGAGAAGCCCTACGAGTGCCCCGAGTGCGGGGAAGGCTTCAGCCAGAGCTCCCACCTCACCAAGCACCGCCGCAGCCACCTCCCCAAGGCTCCGTTCCCCCTCCATAGGACGCGGATGGAGGGGGAGAAGCcgctgggtgctgtgggaggaGGCGGCCGTGAGGAGCCCTGA
- the LOC115618875 gene encoding zinc finger protein CKR1-like isoform X1, producing the protein MEPWVLLDPRQKALYRDVMQESYETLMSLAAQGLVSGKAAEEGAGAGSRGEPAARSSRSPDSEQTPGSNRRKAKRPDKAAPPGATRTPRAPKPDRAKPLHGAAPARERPFGCADCGKSFPWASHLERHRRVHTGERPFGCPECGETYSQSSHLLQHRRTHASDRPHKCGDCGKRFAGAAELAAHGRGHAADKPHKCGDCGKGFVWASHLARHRRVHTGEKPFRCAECGEAFSQGSHLAKHRRSHTGERPHRCPVCGKTFCQSSDLARHRRTHLGKKALRCGDCGKLFRAGPALARHQRCHRREHSHRCADCGKGFVWASHLERHRRVHTGERPFPCSSCGERFAQKAHLLQHRKTHSPDRPYKCGDCGKRFGEAPPFLAHQRGHAAHKSFTCSECGKGFAWASHLERHRRVHTGEKPYECPECGEGFSQSSHLTKHRRSHLPKAPFPLHRTRMEGEKPLGAVGGGGREEP; encoded by the exons ATGGAgccatgggtgctgctggacCCGCGGCAGAAGGCGCTGTACCGGGACGTGATGCAGGAGAGCTACGAGACGCTGATGTCCCTTG cagcacaggggctggTGAGCGGAAAAGCAGcggaggaaggagcaggagcgGGGAGCCGCGGGGAGCCGGCCGCACGCTCCTCCCGCAGCCCCGACAGCGAGCAAACCCCCGGCTCCAACAGGCGCAAAGCGAAGCGCCCGGACAAAGCGGCGCCTCCCGGGGCCACCAGGACCCCCCGAGCCCCCAAACCGGACCGTGCCAAACCCCTCCATGGGGCAGCTCCGGCGCGCGAGCGCCCGTTCGGCTGCGCCGATTGCGGGAAGAGCTTCCCGTGGGCTTCGCACTTGGAGCGGCACCGGCGGGTGCACACGGGCGAGCGGCCCTTCGGCTGCCCCGAGTGCGGCGAGACCTACAGCCAGAGCTCgcacctcctgcagcaccgCCGCACGCACGCCAGCGACCGGCCCCATAAGTGCGGCGACTGCGGGAAGCGCTTCGCCGGCGCGGCCGAGCTGGCGGCGCACGGTCGGGGCCACGCCGCCGACAAGCCCCATAAGTGCGGTGACTGCGGGAAGGGCTTTGTCTGGGCGTCCCACCTCGCCCGGCACCGGCGCGTCCACACCGGGGAGAAGCCGTTCCGCTGCGCCGAGTGCGGGGAAGCGTTCAGCCAGGGCTCGCACCTCGCCAAGCACCGCCGCAGCCACACGGGCGAGCGGCCCCATCGCTGCCCGGTTTGCGGCAAGACCTTCTGCCAGAGCTCGGACCTGGCCCGGCATCGCCGCACTCACCTGGGGAAGAAAGCGCTGCGCTGCGGGGACTGCGGGAAGCTCTTCCGTGCCGGACCGGCGCTGGCGCGGCACCAGCGGTGCCACCGGCGGGAGCATTCCCATCGCTGTGCCGACTGCGGGAAGGGCTTTGTGTGGGCATCCCACCTGGAGCGGCACCGGCGGGTGCACACGGGCGAGCGGCCCTTCCCCTGTAGTAGCTGCGGGGAGCGCTTCGCACAGAAAGCCCATCTCCTGCAGCACCGCAAAACCCATTCCCCCGACCGGCCCTACAAGTGCGGTGACTGCGGGAAGCGCTTCGGAGAGGCTCCCCCGTTCCTGGCGCACCAGCGGGGCCATGCGGCGCACAAGAGCTTCACATGCAGCGAGTGCGGGAAGGGCTTCGCTTGGGCGTCCCACCTCGAGCGGCACCGGCGCGTCCACACCGGAGAGAAGCCCTACGAGTGCCCCGAGTGCGGGGAAGGCTTCAGCCAGAGCTCCCACCTCACCAAGCACCGCCGCAGCCACCTCCCCAAGGCTCCGTTCCCCCTCCATAGGACGCGGATGGAGGGGGAGAAGCcgctgggtgctgtgggaggaGGCGGCCGTGAGGAGCCCTGA